A genomic stretch from Budorcas taxicolor isolate Tak-1 chromosome 15, Takin1.1, whole genome shotgun sequence includes:
- the ACAD8 gene encoding isobutyryl-CoA dehydrogenase, mitochondrial, which translates to MLRGGRQRVGALLRGLRRGPRGPADSARRGVVSCIDPSMGLNEEQKEFQKVAFNFAAREMAPHMAEWDQKELFPVDTMQKAAQLGFGGVYVRTDVGGAGLSRLDTSVIFEALATGCTSTTAYMSIHNMCVWMIDRFGSEEQRHRLCPPLCAMEKFASYCLTEPGSGSDAASLVTSAVRQHDHYILNGSKAFISGGGEADVYVVMCRTGGPGPRGISCVVVEKGTPGLSFGKKEKKVGWNSQPTRAVIFEDCAVPVANRIGDEGQGFLIAMKGLNGGRINVASCSLGAAHASVVLARDHLKVRKQFGEPLANSQYLQFQLAEMAARLVASRLTVRAAAVALQEEREDAVALCAMAKLFATDECFAICNQALQMHGGYGYLKDYAVQQYVRDSRVHQILEGSNEVMRMLISRSLLQE; encoded by the exons ATGCTTCGAGGAGGCCGCCAGCGTGTCGGGGCGCTACTGCGGGGGCTGCGCCGCGGGCCCCGGGGCCCCGCCGACAGCGCCCGGCGGGGCGTGGTCTCCTGCATCGACC CTTCCATGGGACTAAATGAAGAGcagaaagagttccagaaagtgGCCTTCAACTTCGCTGCCCGGGAGATGGCGCCGCACATGGCAGAGTGGGACCAGAAG GAGCTGTTCCCTGTGGACACGATGCAGAAGGCAGCGCAGCTGGGCTTCGGGGGGGTGTACGTTCGGACAGATGTCGGAGGGGCAGGCCTCTCGCGGCTGGACACCTCCGTCATCTTTGAAGCCTTGGCCACGGGCTGCACCAGCACCACGGCCTACATGAGCATCCACAA CATGTGTGTCTGGATGATCGACCGGTTTGGGAGCGAGGAGCAGCGGCACCGGCTGTGCCCGCCCCTCTGTGCCATGGAGAAGTTCGCCTCCTACTGCCTCACCGAGCCAG GGAGTGGGAGCGATGCTGCCTCCCTCGTGACCTCTGCCGTGCGACAACACGACCATTACATCCTCAATGGCTCCAAG GCCTTCATCAGTGGCGGCGGCGAAGCTGACGTCTATGTAGTCATGTGCCGCACAGGAGGGCCGGGCCCCAGAGGCATCTCCTGTGTAGTGGTGGAGAAGGGAACCCCCGGCCTCAGCTTTGGcaagaaggagaaaaag GTGGGGTGGAACTCACAGCCGACCCGAGCAGTGATCTTTGAAGACTGTGCCGTCCCGGTGGCCAACAGGATCGGGGACGAGGGCCAGGGCTTCCTCATCGCCATGAAGGGCCTGAATGGCGGGAGGATCAATGTCG cctcctgcTCCCTGGGCGCCGCTCACGCCTCGGTCGTCCTCGCTCGAGACCACCTCAAGGTCCGGAAGCAGTTTGGAGAGCCTCTGGCCAACAGCCAG TACCTGCAGTTCCAGTTGGCCGAGATGGCGGCCAGGCTGGTGGCCTCGCGGCTGACGGTCCGTGCCGCGGCCGTGGCTCTGCAGGAGGAGCGGGAGGACGCGGTGGCTCTGTGCGCCATGGCCAAGCTCTTCGCCACAGACGAGTGCTTTGCG ATCTGCAACCAAGCCCTGCAGATGCACGGTGGCTATGGCTACCTGAAAGACTATGCCGTCCAGCAGTACGTGCGGGACTCCCGCGTCCACCAGATCCTTGAAG GCAGCAATGAAGTGATGCGGATGCTGATCTCGAGGAGCCTGCTGCAGGAGTAG
- the THYN1 gene encoding thymocyte nuclear protein 1 isoform X2 encodes MKGPEGKRSKTKSLGGASAQVESSSLQRTPASEDGGEALGSYWLMKSEPESRLEKGVDVKFSIEDLQAQPRQTTCWDGVRNYQARNFLRAMRLDEEAFFYHSNCRAPGIAGLVKIVKEAYPDHTQFEKNNPHYDSSSKEDNPKWSMVDVQFVRMMKRFIPLAELRAHHQAHKASGGPLKNMALFTHQRLSVQRLTREEFDFILSLEEKEPS; translated from the exons ATGAAGGGGCCAGAAGGAAAACGCTCCAAAACTAAAAGCCTAGGGGGGGCATCAGCCCAAGTGGAGAGCTCCAGCCTCCAGAGGACTCCAGCCTCTGAAGACGGTGGGGAGGCTCTCGGCAGCTACTGGCTGATGAAGTCAGAGCCAGAAAGTCGACTGGAGAAAGGCGTGGATGTGAAG TTCAGCATCGAGGATCTCCAGGCACAGCCCAGGCAGACGACGTGCTGGGATGGTGTGCGCAATTACCAG GCCCGGAACTTCCTGAGGGCCATGAGGCTGGACGAGGAGGCCTTCTTCTACCACAGCAACTGCAGAGCGCCGGGCATCGCGGGCCTCGTGAAG ATCGTGAAGGAGGCTTACCCGGACCACACACAGTTTGAGAAAAACAATCCCCACTATGATTCATCCAGCAAAGAAGACAACCCCAAGTGGTCCATG GTGGACGTACAGTTTGTGCGGATGATGAAGCGTTTCATTCCCCTGGCTGAGCTCAGAGCCCATCACCAAGCACACAAAGCCTCTGGCGGCCCGTTAAAAAACATGGCTCTCTTCACTCACCAGAGACTCTCCGTCCAGCGCCTGACCCGAG AGGAGTTTGATTTTATCCTGAGCCTGGAGGAAAAGGAACCGAGTTAA
- the THYN1 gene encoding thymocyte nuclear protein 1 isoform X1, with amino-acid sequence MPRARRRPAGPDMKGPEGKRSKTKSLGGASAQVESSSLQRTPASEDGGEALGSYWLMKSEPESRLEKGVDVKFSIEDLQAQPRQTTCWDGVRNYQARNFLRAMRLDEEAFFYHSNCRAPGIAGLVKIVKEAYPDHTQFEKNNPHYDSSSKEDNPKWSMVDVQFVRMMKRFIPLAELRAHHQAHKASGGPLKNMALFTHQRLSVQRLTREEFDFILSLEEKEPS; translated from the exons ATGCCGCGAGCCCGGAGGAGGCCGGCGGGGCCGG ACATGAAGGGGCCAGAAGGAAAACGCTCCAAAACTAAAAGCCTAGGGGGGGCATCAGCCCAAGTGGAGAGCTCCAGCCTCCAGAGGACTCCAGCCTCTGAAGACGGTGGGGAGGCTCTCGGCAGCTACTGGCTGATGAAGTCAGAGCCAGAAAGTCGACTGGAGAAAGGCGTGGATGTGAAG TTCAGCATCGAGGATCTCCAGGCACAGCCCAGGCAGACGACGTGCTGGGATGGTGTGCGCAATTACCAG GCCCGGAACTTCCTGAGGGCCATGAGGCTGGACGAGGAGGCCTTCTTCTACCACAGCAACTGCAGAGCGCCGGGCATCGCGGGCCTCGTGAAG ATCGTGAAGGAGGCTTACCCGGACCACACACAGTTTGAGAAAAACAATCCCCACTATGATTCATCCAGCAAAGAAGACAACCCCAAGTGGTCCATG GTGGACGTACAGTTTGTGCGGATGATGAAGCGTTTCATTCCCCTGGCTGAGCTCAGAGCCCATCACCAAGCACACAAAGCCTCTGGCGGCCCGTTAAAAAACATGGCTCTCTTCACTCACCAGAGACTCTCCGTCCAGCGCCTGACCCGAG AGGAGTTTGATTTTATCCTGAGCCTGGAGGAAAAGGAACCGAGTTAA